One part of the Lapillicoccus jejuensis genome encodes these proteins:
- a CDS encoding bacterial proteasome activator family protein — protein sequence MSQQPPQPGPRSDDGERDDRVVVVTQDGMGVATAGDDNGGGTNPADLVEQPAKVMRIGSMIKNLLDEVKGAPLDDAGRARLADIHGRSIQELKSGLAPELVEELDRLALPFKEETPSDAELRIAQAQLVGWLEGLFHGIQTALFAQQMAAQQQLQGMRRALPPGAGQPGQPQPGGPEGHPAGPTGQYL from the coding sequence ATGAGCCAGCAGCCCCCGCAGCCGGGACCCCGCAGCGACGACGGCGAGCGCGACGACCGCGTCGTTGTCGTCACCCAGGACGGGATGGGCGTCGCGACGGCCGGCGACGACAACGGCGGCGGCACCAACCCGGCCGACCTCGTCGAGCAGCCGGCCAAGGTCATGCGGATCGGCTCGATGATCAAGAACCTCCTCGACGAGGTCAAGGGCGCCCCGCTCGACGACGCCGGTCGCGCGCGCCTCGCCGACATCCACGGCCGCTCGATCCAGGAGCTGAAGTCCGGCCTGGCGCCCGAGCTCGTCGAGGAGCTCGACCGGCTGGCGCTGCCGTTCAAGGAGGAGACGCCGTCGGACGCCGAGCTGCGGATCGCGCAGGCCCAGCTCGTCGGCTGGCTCGAGGGCCTCTTCCACGGCATCCAGACGGCGCTCTTCGCGCAGCAGATGGCCGCCCAGCAGCAGCTGCAGGGGATGCGCCGCGCGCTGCCGCCGGGGGCCGGTCAGCCCGGTCAGCCGCAGCCGGGCGGCCCCGAGGGGCACCCGGCCGGCCCCACGGGCCAGTACCTCTGA
- a CDS encoding histidine phosphatase family protein codes for MTVEDRPQRIVLLRHGESQGNVDDTVYERVPDHALELTERGVGQARETGRALAALGVGAGSRVWASPYRRVRQTLAALEVGIDLEHVRWEPRLREQDWANFQDPADIARQREVRDRYGHFHYRFTHGESGADVYDRVSDFLESLFRDLEAPGCPDTVLLASHGLTMRLFCMRWFHWSVELFESLENPRNAGYVALERQPDYRYRMAAPFERWDTSYEPTARERASWV; via the coding sequence GTGACGGTCGAGGACCGCCCGCAGCGCATCGTCCTGCTGCGGCACGGCGAGTCGCAGGGCAACGTCGACGACACGGTCTACGAGCGGGTGCCGGACCACGCGCTCGAGCTGACCGAGCGCGGCGTCGGGCAGGCCCGCGAGACCGGACGGGCGCTCGCGGCGCTCGGGGTGGGGGCGGGCTCGCGGGTGTGGGCGTCGCCGTACCGGCGGGTGCGCCAGACCCTCGCCGCGCTCGAGGTGGGGATCGACCTGGAGCACGTGCGCTGGGAGCCGCGGCTGCGCGAGCAGGACTGGGCCAACTTCCAGGACCCGGCCGACATCGCGCGTCAGCGCGAGGTGCGCGACCGCTACGGGCACTTCCACTACCGCTTCACGCACGGGGAGTCGGGCGCGGACGTCTACGACCGGGTCAGCGACTTCCTCGAGTCGCTCTTCCGCGACCTCGAGGCCCCCGGCTGCCCCGACACCGTCCTGCTGGCCAGCCACGGCCTGACGATGCGGCTGTTCTGCATGCGGTGGTTCCACTGGAGCGTCGAGCTGTTCGAGTCGCTGGAGAACCCGCGCAACGCCGGGTACGTCGCCCTCGAGCGGCAGCCCGACTACCGGTACCGGATGGCCGCGCCGTTCGAGCGGTGGGACACGTCGTACGAGCCGACCGCGCGGGAGCGGGCCAGCTGGGTCTGA
- a CDS encoding winged helix-turn-helix domain-containing protein encodes MTRLDDPRMLRALAHPVRARILDELTAQGSLRAADVAAELDIPANQASFHLRQLAKYGLVEEDAGAARDRRDRVWRATSPEGYDVDMQDLESAPGGRAASRVYRSHTAARAHALVDAAHGGDRTPGIHRSISQVALRLDREEARQLTTELNEVVDRWAARTRGRDAHRQTYSAYLMVQPYPDGLESED; translated from the coding sequence GTGACCCGCCTCGACGACCCGCGGATGCTGCGGGCCCTCGCCCACCCGGTCCGCGCCCGGATCCTCGACGAGCTGACCGCTCAGGGGTCGCTGCGGGCGGCCGACGTCGCCGCCGAGCTCGACATCCCCGCCAACCAGGCGAGCTTCCACCTGCGCCAGCTGGCCAAGTACGGGCTCGTCGAGGAGGACGCGGGCGCGGCCCGGGACCGGCGCGACCGGGTCTGGAGGGCCACCTCCCCCGAGGGGTACGACGTCGACATGCAGGACCTCGAGTCCGCGCCGGGTGGTCGCGCGGCCTCGCGGGTCTACCGCAGCCACACGGCGGCCCGCGCGCACGCGCTCGTCGACGCCGCCCACGGCGGGGACCGCACCCCGGGGATCCACCGCTCGATCAGCCAGGTGGCGCTGCGGCTCGACCGCGAGGAGGCCCGCCAGCTCACCACCGAGCTCAACGAGGTCGTCGACCGGTGGGCGGCGCGCACCCGCGGGCGTGACGCGCACCGGCAGACCTACAGCGCCTACCTCATGGTGCAGCCCTACCCCGACGGTCTCGAGTCCGAGGACTGA
- the thpR gene encoding RNA 2',3'-cyclic phosphodiesterase, with product MGQRMFVAVVPPDPVVEDLSTFLEPRRDQGMPWIDPAQWHVTLAFMESVKDRSLDDLVGRLGEAAARRRPMTLQLGGAGAFPDPARAKVVHLGLRSPAGGDDLAELGLLAANARAAASAAGAPVDGKDFRPHLSLARLKRPVEATRWLRILDTYDGPSWEVTQVELVASHLHEGPKRRPRHEVVASMPLGDGSV from the coding sequence ATGGGCCAGCGGATGTTCGTCGCCGTCGTCCCACCCGACCCCGTGGTCGAGGACCTCTCGACCTTCCTCGAGCCGCGACGCGACCAGGGGATGCCGTGGATCGACCCGGCGCAGTGGCACGTGACCCTCGCGTTCATGGAGTCGGTCAAGGACCGCTCCCTCGACGACCTCGTCGGGCGGCTCGGTGAGGCCGCCGCGCGGCGGCGCCCCATGACGCTCCAGCTCGGCGGCGCCGGCGCCTTCCCCGACCCGGCGCGCGCCAAGGTCGTCCACCTCGGCCTGCGCAGTCCCGCCGGCGGGGACGACCTCGCCGAGCTCGGTCTGCTCGCGGCCAACGCGCGCGCCGCCGCCTCGGCCGCGGGTGCCCCGGTCGACGGGAAGGACTTCCGCCCCCACCTCAGCCTCGCCCGGCTCAAGCGGCCGGTCGAGGCCACGCGGTGGCTGCGGATCCTCGACACGTACGACGGCCCGTCGTGGGAGGTCACGCAGGTCGAGCTCGTCGCCTCGCACCTGCACGAAGGTCCGAAACGTCGTCCCCGGCACGAGGTCGTCGCCTCAATGCCCCTCGGGGACGGCTCGGTCTGA
- a CDS encoding DNA-formamidopyrimidine glycosylase family protein: MGQTVVRSSLRVPRLATRDLTGRTLLEHATHGKHLLSRFSGVGTSPPVTLHSHLLMDGEWTVTSPGKRLPARLQHEVRVVLKTASGRTAWGQRLHQLELVATRDEHTLVGHLGPDPLRADWDAEDAVRRLLTRPERPLVSALLDQTLVAGLGNLWANELAFLVGRSPWTPVGDLGEAGVRRLVDRAAVALHHSATAPGAYQVTTGRAVRGESHWVAGRQRRPCLRCGTTVLVVGEVQNDPANRRTWWCPRCQPGPGPEAREGLRDGGTIRAAGVSR; the protein is encoded by the coding sequence TTGGGCCAGACCGTCGTGCGCTCGAGCCTGCGGGTGCCGCGGCTCGCCACCCGTGACCTGACCGGCCGCACCTTGCTCGAGCACGCCACGCACGGCAAGCACCTGCTGAGCCGGTTCTCGGGGGTGGGCACGTCGCCGCCGGTGACCTTGCACAGCCACCTGCTCATGGACGGCGAGTGGACGGTCACCTCGCCGGGCAAGCGGCTGCCGGCGCGGCTCCAGCACGAGGTCCGCGTCGTCCTTAAGACGGCGTCCGGGCGCACGGCCTGGGGGCAGCGGCTGCACCAGCTCGAGCTCGTCGCCACGCGCGACGAGCACACCCTCGTCGGGCACCTCGGGCCCGACCCGCTCCGCGCGGACTGGGACGCGGAGGACGCCGTACGGCGCCTGCTCACCCGCCCCGAGCGGCCGCTCGTCTCCGCGCTGCTCGACCAGACACTCGTGGCCGGGCTCGGCAACCTGTGGGCCAACGAGCTCGCCTTCCTCGTCGGGCGCAGCCCGTGGACGCCGGTCGGCGACCTCGGCGAGGCGGGCGTACGGCGCCTCGTCGACCGCGCCGCCGTCGCCCTCCACCATTCCGCGACCGCGCCCGGCGCCTACCAGGTGACGACCGGCCGCGCCGTCCGCGGCGAGAGCCACTGGGTCGCCGGCCGGCAGCGGCGGCCGTGCCTGCGGTGCGGCACGACGGTGCTCGTGGTGGGCGAGGTCCAGAACGACCCGGCCAACCGGCGCACCTGGTGGTGTCCGCGGTGCCAGCCGGGTCCGGGACCGGAGGCGCGGGAGGGCCTGAGGGACGGTGGAACGATCCGCGCCGCGGGCGTGTCCAGGTAG
- a CDS encoding metallophosphoesterase family protein, whose translation MRTPSRAHAVRGVLLGAKVVRWLTVLAACYLGGVAATNLSPTTVETRNYSATLRLNALPSRVGVLHSPTIVGDVDLQFASPALAPGLEVDVAVKQSITQVFSSRELAIAELQPSQEELRAAVLEAASGVGLRFVTGAGVVGLAILLALHYSRDRHRSDRRHVVVVTSAALVGCLATAVGVVATYRPTSFTSYRTSGLLLEVERNRGILSDLSTRSSQVTPYVLNLLALSKSLQENLVPSDLDQEVAARFLLVSDVHGQNSYGLMRSIVQSQHIDAVIDTGDLVNFGTVTEADAAGIFAGIRDLGVPYVFTTGNHDQSSPTDRALRDRLDDLPNVVTLQPSDDEYRTLLFHGLRIAGFDDPRYFGDDARNTDAKQKPAVDDFNRSMADQPTPDVLVAHEPGAAAGVDKADVRINGHLHQAGLDGDRITVGTFTGGGVVSHYVEEPDGELRGQPYAFDIAAFDTSCKLSSLTRYEYRDLVEGNPVYDSVTVVNGSTIETASPGLDPATGKARTCSASDPTDRLVVPLVKADTPSDGSTTGN comes from the coding sequence GTGAGGACCCCGTCGCGAGCGCACGCCGTCCGGGGGGTCCTCCTCGGCGCGAAGGTCGTGCGCTGGCTCACCGTCCTCGCCGCCTGCTACCTCGGCGGCGTCGCTGCGACCAACCTGTCGCCGACGACCGTGGAGACCCGCAACTACTCGGCGACGCTGCGGCTCAACGCGCTGCCGTCGCGGGTGGGGGTGCTGCACAGCCCGACCATCGTCGGTGACGTCGACCTGCAGTTCGCCTCGCCGGCCCTGGCCCCCGGCCTCGAGGTCGATGTCGCGGTGAAGCAGTCGATCACCCAGGTCTTCAGCAGCCGCGAGCTGGCCATCGCCGAGCTGCAACCGAGCCAGGAGGAGCTGCGGGCCGCCGTCCTCGAGGCGGCGAGCGGGGTGGGGCTGCGGTTCGTCACGGGGGCGGGGGTCGTCGGGCTGGCGATCCTGCTCGCGCTGCACTACTCGCGCGACCGGCACCGCTCGGACCGGCGGCACGTCGTCGTGGTCACGTCGGCGGCGCTCGTGGGGTGCCTGGCGACGGCGGTGGGGGTCGTGGCGACGTACCGGCCGACGTCGTTCACCAGCTACCGCACGTCGGGGCTGCTGCTCGAGGTCGAGCGCAACCGCGGGATCCTGTCCGACCTGTCCACCCGCTCGAGCCAGGTGACGCCGTACGTGCTCAACCTGCTGGCGCTGTCGAAGTCGTTGCAGGAGAACCTCGTCCCGTCCGACCTCGACCAGGAGGTGGCGGCGCGGTTCCTGCTCGTGTCGGACGTCCACGGGCAGAACTCCTACGGGCTCATGCGCTCGATCGTGCAGTCGCAGCACATCGACGCGGTCATCGACACCGGGGACCTGGTCAACTTCGGCACGGTCACGGAGGCCGACGCGGCGGGCATCTTCGCCGGCATCCGCGACCTCGGCGTGCCCTACGTCTTCACCACGGGCAACCACGACCAGTCCTCGCCGACCGACCGGGCGCTGCGCGACCGGCTCGACGACCTGCCCAACGTCGTCACCCTCCAGCCGTCCGACGACGAGTACCGCACGCTGCTCTTCCACGGGCTGCGGATCGCCGGGTTCGACGACCCGCGCTACTTCGGCGACGACGCGCGCAACACCGACGCCAAGCAGAAGCCCGCGGTCGACGACTTCAACCGGTCGATGGCCGACCAGCCGACCCCTGACGTCCTCGTCGCGCACGAGCCCGGCGCGGCCGCAGGGGTCGACAAGGCCGACGTCCGCATCAACGGGCACCTGCACCAGGCCGGCCTCGACGGCGACCGGATCACCGTCGGCACGTTCACCGGCGGCGGGGTCGTCTCGCACTACGTCGAGGAGCCGGACGGCGAGCTGCGCGGGCAGCCCTACGCGTTCGACATCGCCGCCTTCGACACCTCGTGCAAGCTCAGCTCGCTGACCCGCTACGAGTACCGCGACCTCGTCGAGGGCAACCCGGTCTACGACAGCGTCACCGTCGTCAACGGCTCGACGATCGAGACCGCCTCCCCCGGGCTCGACCCCGCCACCGGCAAGGCGCGCACCTGCTCGGCGAGCGACCCGACCGACCGGCTCGTCGTCCCGCTCGTCAAGGCCGACACCCCGAGCGACGGGTCGACGACGGGGAACTGA
- a CDS encoding ADP-ribosylglycohydrolase family protein, with product MELDEGQRDRARGAVLGSAAGDALGAAYEFGTRALGDGPPRMLGGGLGNFAPGEWTDDTTMAWAVLDAAATYGDLRGAPALDAVASRFREWWESGPADIGNQTRSVLGLVGPSPTGAALTATSHALHERTGHTAGNGSLMRTGPVALAHLGDAAAAADAARAVGDLTHHDDRALEACALCTLAVRHAVVHGELDVRVGLGSLGADAAARWASWLDEAEQREPGSFSPNGFVVTALQAAWSAIAHTPVSPDDPPRHLADALETAIRIGDDTDTVAAIAGALLGARWGLSAVPAEWLGVLHGYPGLRADDLVALADRAVGHA from the coding sequence ATGGAGCTGGACGAGGGGCAGCGCGACCGGGCGCGGGGTGCGGTGCTGGGGTCCGCGGCGGGGGACGCGCTCGGGGCGGCGTACGAGTTCGGGACGCGGGCCCTCGGCGACGGGCCGCCGCGCATGCTCGGCGGCGGCCTCGGGAACTTCGCGCCCGGGGAGTGGACCGACGACACGACGATGGCCTGGGCGGTGCTCGACGCCGCGGCGACGTACGGCGACCTGCGCGGCGCCCCCGCGCTCGACGCGGTGGCGAGCCGTTTCCGTGAGTGGTGGGAGTCCGGCCCGGCCGACATCGGCAACCAGACGCGCTCCGTGCTCGGGCTGGTCGGGCCGTCGCCGACCGGCGCCGCGCTGACCGCGACGTCCCACGCGCTGCACGAGCGGACCGGGCACACGGCCGGCAACGGGTCGCTCATGCGGACCGGTCCGGTGGCGCTCGCGCACCTCGGCGACGCGGCCGCGGCGGCGGACGCCGCGCGGGCGGTCGGCGACCTCACGCACCACGACGACCGGGCGCTCGAGGCGTGCGCGCTCTGCACGCTCGCGGTCCGGCACGCCGTCGTGCACGGAGAGCTCGACGTGAGGGTCGGGCTCGGGTCGCTCGGCGCGGACGCTGCCGCGCGGTGGGCGTCGTGGCTCGACGAGGCCGAGCAGCGCGAGCCAGGGTCGTTCTCCCCCAACGGTTTCGTCGTCACGGCGCTGCAGGCGGCGTGGTCGGCGATCGCGCACACCCCGGTTTCGCCGGACGACCCGCCGCGGCACCTGGCCGACGCGCTGGAGACCGCGATCCGGATCGGCGACGACACCGACACGGTCGCGGCGATCGCCGGCGCGCTGCTCGGAGCCCGCTGGGGGCTGTCCGCCGTCCCCGCGGAGTGGCTGGGGGTGCTGCACGGCTACCCGGGGCTGCGGGCCGACGACCTCGTCGCCCTCGCCGACCGGGCGGTCGGCCACGCGTGA
- a CDS encoding Fic family protein: MARGRPSRQTVYDRLEEAITDLRTRMGGLPSPDEAEAIWAELWHQEAHHSTALEGNTLVLNEVRKLLDEGRAVGSKDLKEYMEVVGYGNAAKWVYGQALEPGDWTNGDLLSIQEVRTVHHETMDPVWRVAPHPHATRAETPGRWRQHDIAPFPEGMTPPPFPEVHHRMTDWVAAVNGLRQEAEEPFAERLAQVHNNFEKIHPFLDGNGRSGRLLLNLLLVRLGYPPAIVFKNERARYLKAMRKADGGDYGPLGELIARAVTNNLYKFVVPAVAGPARLVPLASLADEKAGPRLRALRAAAERGRLRAQKAPNGTWLSSRNWVDEYLKNKYRRTKE, encoded by the coding sequence ATGGCACGTGGACGTCCGTCGCGTCAGACCGTCTACGACCGCCTGGAGGAGGCGATCACCGACCTGCGCACCCGGATGGGCGGACTGCCCAGCCCGGACGAGGCGGAGGCGATCTGGGCCGAGCTCTGGCATCAGGAGGCGCACCACTCCACCGCTCTCGAAGGCAACACCTTGGTGCTCAACGAGGTTCGGAAGCTTCTCGACGAAGGAAGAGCGGTCGGCTCGAAGGACCTCAAGGAGTACATGGAGGTAGTCGGCTACGGCAACGCGGCCAAGTGGGTCTACGGTCAAGCGCTGGAGCCCGGCGACTGGACCAACGGCGACCTGCTGAGCATCCAGGAGGTCCGCACCGTCCACCACGAGACCATGGATCCCGTCTGGCGTGTCGCCCCACACCCGCACGCCACTCGTGCGGAGACTCCGGGGAGATGGCGGCAGCACGACATCGCACCATTCCCCGAAGGCATGACGCCACCGCCCTTTCCCGAGGTCCACCACCGGATGACCGACTGGGTGGCCGCGGTCAACGGCCTGCGCCAAGAGGCCGAGGAGCCCTTTGCCGAGCGGCTCGCCCAGGTGCACAACAACTTCGAGAAGATCCACCCTTTCCTCGACGGGAACGGCCGCTCGGGCCGGCTGCTGCTCAACCTGCTGCTCGTGCGGCTGGGCTACCCGCCGGCCATCGTGTTCAAGAACGAGCGCGCTAGGTATCTGAAGGCGATGCGGAAGGCCGACGGAGGCGACTACGGACCGCTTGGCGAGCTCATCGCTCGCGCCGTCACGAACAACCTCTACAAGTTCGTCGTTCCCGCCGTCGCGGGCCCAGCGCGGCTCGTACCCCTCGCCAGCCTTGCCGACGAGAAGGCCGGACCGAGGCTCAGGGCGCTCCGCGCAGCAGCAGAGCGCGGGCGGCTGAGGGCGCAGAAGGCACCGAACGGCACCTGGCTGAGTTCCCGGAACTGGGTCGACGAGTACCTGAAGAACAAGTACAGGCGGACCAAGGAGTGA
- a CDS encoding MFS transporter: MGPHRELHRHHDVTVLMAAQTVSELGTQAGLFVLPLITYALTGSTVLAGLAGAANLLGTALAALPGGVLADRVDRRRLMRTSSALGALSSTSVVVAALLGALTVPHLLAAAFVTGGCAGLFAPAEISALRAVVPPHLLPTAIGQQVGRQRVADLVGAPLGGLLLGLARWAPYVLDAVAYAVAWVTLGRLQTDLSPSATRRRGTARADIAEGLRFVWSRPLFRTLMVWSMGSNLVVNALFTAANLRLVRDGYPAWQIGLVDASAGVCGVLGALAAPYVVERFPTGRLTVLVAWSFVPLTLPLVVLDDPVAVAVALSLGVFLNPAGNGGMGAYKVAVTPAELVGRVQSVGQLMAWSTIPLAPVVAGVLLSTVGGAWAVGVLVGLGALVALLPTLVRSVRLVPRPSEWREQCRTSEADWPGAGGGQRVAPRPQARPSPVGPDRRALEPAGAAARHP; the protein is encoded by the coding sequence ATGGGACCGCACCGCGAGCTGCACCGCCACCACGACGTCACCGTCCTCATGGCCGCCCAGACGGTCAGCGAGCTGGGCACGCAGGCCGGGCTCTTCGTCCTGCCGCTCATCACCTACGCCCTCACCGGGTCGACGGTGCTCGCCGGCCTGGCGGGGGCGGCCAACCTGCTCGGGACGGCGCTCGCCGCCCTCCCCGGAGGCGTCCTCGCCGACCGGGTCGACCGGCGCCGCCTCATGCGCACCTCCTCGGCGCTCGGCGCGCTCTCGTCGACCTCGGTCGTCGTCGCCGCCCTGCTCGGCGCGCTCACCGTCCCGCACCTGCTCGCCGCGGCCTTCGTCACGGGCGGCTGCGCCGGGCTCTTCGCACCAGCGGAGATCTCCGCCCTGCGCGCCGTGGTCCCGCCCCACCTGCTCCCCACCGCCATCGGCCAGCAGGTCGGCCGGCAGCGCGTCGCCGACCTCGTCGGCGCCCCCCTCGGCGGGCTGCTCCTGGGACTGGCCCGCTGGGCGCCGTACGTGCTCGACGCGGTGGCGTACGCCGTCGCGTGGGTGACCCTCGGTCGACTGCAGACCGACCTGTCGCCGAGCGCGACCCGTCGACGGGGCACCGCCCGCGCCGACATCGCGGAGGGTCTGCGCTTCGTCTGGAGCCGACCGCTCTTCCGCACCCTCATGGTGTGGTCGATGGGGTCGAACCTCGTCGTCAACGCCCTCTTCACCGCCGCGAACCTGCGCCTCGTCCGCGACGGCTACCCGGCCTGGCAGATCGGGCTGGTCGACGCGAGTGCCGGGGTGTGCGGCGTGCTCGGGGCGCTGGCGGCGCCGTACGTCGTCGAGCGGTTCCCCACGGGGCGGCTCACCGTGCTCGTGGCGTGGAGCTTCGTCCCCCTGACGCTGCCGCTCGTCGTCCTCGACGACCCGGTCGCGGTGGCCGTCGCGCTGTCGCTCGGCGTCTTCCTCAACCCCGCGGGCAACGGGGGGATGGGCGCCTACAAGGTCGCGGTCACCCCCGCGGAGCTCGTCGGCCGCGTCCAGTCGGTGGGCCAGCTCATGGCGTGGTCGACGATCCCGCTCGCGCCGGTGGTCGCCGGAGTCCTGCTCAGCACGGTCGGCGGGGCGTGGGCGGTCGGGGTCCTCGTCGGGCTCGGCGCGCTCGTCGCGCTGCTGCCGACGCTCGTCCGCTCGGTCCGGTTGGTGCCGCGGCCGAGCGAGTGGCGCGAGCAGTGTCGGACCTCGGAGGCAGACTGGCCGGGTGCCGGAGGGGGACAGCGTGTGGCTCCTCGCCCGCAGGCTCGACCGAGCCCTGTTGGGCCAGACCGTCGTGCGCTCGAGCCTGCGGGTGCCGCGGCTCGCCACCCGTGA
- a CDS encoding FAD-binding dehydrogenase, whose product MDADVIVVGAGLAGLVAATEAAERGASVLVVEQESRSNLGGQAFWSFGGLFLIDSPEQRRLGIRDSVELAWQDWQGTAGFDRLEDHWPRAWARAYVDFAAGEKRSWLHGLGMRWFPMVGWAERGDGRAGGHGNSVPRFHVTWGTGPGVVEPFVRRAVELEQEGRIRFAFRRRVDELVVDGGAVAGVRVAVLAPATEPRGVTTNRDVVGEEELTARAVVVTSGGIGGNHDLVRAAWPERLGPPPERMITGVPAHVDGRMIGITQKAGGRVINPDRMWHYVEGLHNWDPIWPQHAIRILPGPSSLWLDGNGDRLPPPLFPGFDTLGTLAHLRTTGHDHSWFVLTRSVVEKEFTLSGSEQNPDLTNRSVRQVLGRVRPGAPGPVQAFLDHGVDFVQADTVHELVARMNALEPDAPLDPDHVERQVLERDRQLDNAFAKDAQVTAIHGARAYRGDKLTRVATPHRFLDPSHGPLIAVRLSILTRKTLGGLETDLSARVLTEAGEPVPGLWAAGEVAGFGGGGMHGYRSLEGTFLGGCLFSGRTAGRAVADAVRG is encoded by the coding sequence ATGGACGCCGACGTCATCGTCGTGGGAGCCGGCCTCGCCGGTCTGGTCGCCGCCACCGAGGCCGCCGAGCGCGGCGCGTCGGTGCTCGTCGTCGAGCAGGAGTCGCGCTCGAACCTCGGCGGGCAGGCCTTCTGGTCGTTCGGTGGCCTGTTCCTGATCGACTCGCCCGAGCAGCGCCGCCTCGGGATCCGGGACTCGGTCGAGCTCGCCTGGCAGGACTGGCAGGGCACGGCCGGCTTCGACCGGCTCGAGGACCACTGGCCGCGCGCCTGGGCGAGGGCCTACGTCGACTTCGCCGCCGGCGAGAAGCGCTCGTGGCTGCACGGGTTGGGGATGCGCTGGTTCCCCATGGTCGGGTGGGCCGAGCGCGGCGACGGCCGCGCCGGCGGGCACGGCAACTCCGTGCCGCGCTTCCACGTCACCTGGGGCACCGGGCCCGGCGTCGTCGAGCCGTTCGTGCGCCGCGCCGTCGAGCTCGAGCAGGAGGGCCGGATCCGCTTCGCCTTCCGGCGCCGGGTCGACGAGCTCGTCGTCGACGGCGGCGCGGTCGCCGGCGTCCGGGTCGCGGTCCTCGCGCCGGCCACCGAGCCGCGCGGTGTCACCACGAACCGCGACGTCGTCGGCGAGGAGGAGCTGACCGCGCGCGCCGTCGTCGTCACCTCCGGCGGGATCGGCGGCAACCACGACCTCGTCCGCGCGGCCTGGCCGGAGCGGCTCGGCCCGCCGCCGGAGCGGATGATCACCGGCGTCCCCGCGCACGTCGACGGCCGGATGATCGGCATCACCCAGAAGGCCGGCGGCCGCGTCATCAACCCCGACCGGATGTGGCACTACGTCGAGGGCCTGCACAACTGGGACCCGATCTGGCCGCAGCACGCGATCCGCATCCTGCCCGGCCCGAGCTCGCTGTGGCTCGACGGCAACGGCGACCGGCTCCCGCCGCCGCTCTTCCCCGGCTTCGACACCCTCGGCACGCTCGCGCACCTGCGCACCACCGGGCACGACCACTCGTGGTTCGTCCTCACCCGGTCGGTCGTCGAGAAGGAGTTCACCCTGTCGGGGTCGGAGCAGAACCCCGACCTCACCAACCGCTCGGTGCGGCAGGTCCTGGGTCGGGTCAGGCCCGGCGCGCCCGGCCCGGTGCAGGCCTTCCTCGACCACGGCGTCGACTTCGTCCAGGCCGACACCGTGCACGAGCTCGTCGCGAGGATGAACGCGCTCGAGCCGGACGCCCCGCTCGACCCCGACCACGTCGAGCGGCAGGTGCTCGAGCGCGACCGGCAGCTGGACAACGCGTTCGCCAAGGACGCGCAGGTCACGGCGATCCACGGGGCGCGGGCCTACCGCGGCGACAAGCTCACCCGGGTGGCGACGCCGCACCGGTTCCTCGACCCGTCCCACGGCCCGCTCATCGCGGTCCGGCTGTCGATCCTCACCCGCAAGACCCTCGGCGGGCTCGAGACCGACCTGTCCGCGAGGGTGCTCACCGAGGCGGGCGAGCCGGTGCCGGGGCTCTGGGCGGCGGGTGAGGTCGCCGGCTTCGGCGGTGGCGGGATGCACGGCTACCGGTCGCTCGAGGGCACCTTCCTCGGTGGGTGCCTGTTCTCGGGCCGTACGGCGGGCCGTGCCGTCGCCGACGCCGTCCGCGGCTGA
- a CDS encoding YciI family protein: MIVVECAFTDHPSRLELRPRHRELLAELKEEGVLVDAGPFPDGTGSICVFSADQERVDEALAADPYFSCEGVRVVAVRQVDALFGT; the protein is encoded by the coding sequence ATGATCGTCGTCGAGTGCGCCTTCACCGACCACCCGTCGCGGCTCGAGCTGCGGCCGCGGCACCGCGAGCTGCTCGCCGAGCTCAAGGAGGAAGGGGTCCTCGTGGACGCCGGCCCGTTCCCCGACGGCACCGGCTCGATCTGCGTCTTCAGCGCCGATCAGGAGCGGGTCGACGAGGCGCTCGCCGCCGACCCGTACTTCTCCTGTGAGGGTGTGCGCGTCGTCGCCGTACGGCAGGTGGACGCGCTCTTCGGGACGTGA